A segment of the Superficieibacter sp. HKU1 genome:
TCTGAACGATTCGTCGTTAAATAAACGCCCGCCGCCCAGACACGACCACGCCATTGGCCGAATGCGCAGTTGCTGAAGCTGGTCTAACGTGCCGTCAAGCAGCAACGGCTGGTGCACCGGAGAGATTTCGACCTGATTTGTGGTCAAAGTAAACGGCAGGCGCGATTGCAGAAGGGTAAACTGGCGCGGCGTAAAGTTAGATACGCCAAAATGACGCACTTTCCCGCTCTGATGCAGCGCCAGAAAAGCTTCCGCGACGTCATCCGCGTCCATCAAGGGATCGGGGCGATGGATCAGCAATAAATCCAGACGGTCGGTTGCCAGATTTTTCAGCGACTGTTCGGCACTGCGGATAATGTGATCGCTATCGGTGATGTAGTGCCCCAGCGTGTTTTCCGGCCGGGCAGTGATGGCTATCCCGCATTTGGAGACAATTTCCATCTGCTCACGTAAATGCGGCGCGAGTTTTAGCGCCTCACCGAACGCGGCTTCACACTGATAGCCACCGTAAATATCGGCATGATCGACGGTCGTTATTCCCAGTTCAAGATGCGCCTCGATAAAACTGACCAGTTGCTGCGCAGACATTTTCCAGTCCATCAACCGCCAGTAGCCCATCACAAAACGTGAAAATTCCGGCCCTTGTGGAGCCATAGTAATACGTTGAACCATTATGTTTTCCTCAACAAAGAATTTCATCGAGTATACGTAATTACGTTATCAAAAAAGTGAGGGTTGCTGCGGTTCTTCATCGGAAGTGGGTTTGTTTGCGCGTAATTTACGCAGTAAACGCTGGCGGCAGAGTCGCAGCACCTGCTGTTTTTGCGCATCGCTGAATTGCTGCCAGTTAAAACGCTCTTCCCGGCTGCGCATACAGCCGCGACAAAATCCGCGTTCATCCACCTGACAGATGCCACGGCAAGGGCTTTGCAGCGGGAAAAATTCCAGTTGTTCTGCCACGAATACCTCGCGTATGTGGATAATATAGTTATTGAAGACCCTCATCGCGGAACGCGCAACTTAAAATGACGGGTTGCATTAGACCGACTGGTCTATTAGAGTAACTGTATGACCAGACATACTGAACATGACACCCGCGAACATATCCTTGCCACTGGCGAGCAGCTTTGTATGCATCGCGGCTTTACCGGCATGGGGCTGAGTGAACTGTTGAAGACGGCTGAAGTTCCTAAGGGGTCGTTTTATCACTATTTTCGCTCGAAAGAGGCGTTTGGCGTTGCCATGCTGCACCGGCATTATGCGGGCTATCAGCAGGCGCTCAATCAGCATTTTTTTAGCGCGCAGGGTTCGTCCCGCGCTCGTGTACTGGCGTGGTATCAGCAAACGATTGAGCAATTTTGCCAGCATGGCACCATCAGCGGCTGCCTGACGGTAAAACTGTCTGCGGAAGTGTGTGATCTGTCGGAAGATATGCGTGCTGAGATTAACGTCGGCGTCAGCACGATCATTTCCCTGCTGGCTCGGGCGCTGGAGCAAGGGCGTGAAGAACAGAGCCTGGCCTTTGCAGGTGACGCCCATACCCAGGCGCAGGTGCTCTACTCTTTATGGCTGGGAGCGAATTTACAGGCCAAGATGTCGCGCAGTGCTGTTCCACTGGAAAGTGCGCTGGCTCATGTTAAAACCATAATTGCAGCGCCTGCCTAATCACAGGCGTTTTTTATTTCCTTTTTTTCAAGACGACCGGTCTACTCAGGAGTGAATATGACAACCGAAAAGCTGTTTACCCCCCTAAAAGTGGGTGCGATTACTGTTCCTAATCGGGTCTTTATGGCTCCGCTTACCCGTCTGCGCAGCATTGAGCCCGGCGATATCCCGACGCCACTGATGGGCGAGTATTATCGCCAGCGCGCCAGCTCCGGGTTGATTATCTCTGAAGCAACGCAGATCTCCGCGCAGGCTAAGGGTTACGCAGGCGCACCAGGCTTACACAGTGCCGAACAAATCGCCGCATGGCAGAAAATTACCGCCGGGGTTCATGCTGAAGATGGCCGTATCGCCGTGCAACTCTGGCACACCGGGCGTATTTCCCACAGCAGCATTCAGCCTGGTGGACAGGCGCCGGTCGCACCGTCGGCACTGAATGCTGGTACGCGCACCTCGCTGCGTGATGAAAATGGCCACGCTATTCGTGTCGATACCTCCACGCCCCGCGCGCTGGAAACCAGTGAAATTCCGGGTATCGTCGATGATTTCCGTCAGGCGGTGGCAAATGCCCGCGATGCAGGGTTTGATCTGGTTGAACTGCACTCGGCACACGGTTATTTGCTGCACCAGTTCCTGTCCCCCTCTTCCAACCATCGTACCGATCAGTACGGCGGCAGCGTAGAAAACCGTGCTCGTCTGGTGCTGGAAGTGATTGATGCCGTTAGTAAGGAGTGGAGCGCCGACCGCATTGGCATCCGCGTTTCACCCGTCGGCACGTTCCAGAATACGGATAACGGGCCGAACGAAGAAGAAGATGCCCTGTATCTGATTGAAGAGCTGAACAAGCGCGGCATTGCCTATCTGCATATGTCTGAGCCCGACTGGGCAGGCGGTCAACCGTATAGCGAGGCGTTCCGTCAGAAAGTTCGCGAGCGTTTTGATGGCGCGATTATCGGTGCCGGTGCCTATACGCCGGAGAAAGCCGAAACCCTGATCGCCAAAGGTCTGATTGATGCAGTTGCTTTTGGCCGTGATTACATCGCCAACCCGGATCTGGTCGAGCGCCTGGCACGCAAAGCGGAACTGAACCCGCAACGTCCGGAAAGTTTCTACGGCGGCGGTGCTGAAGGCTATACCGATTACCCCTCTTTGTAATCCTGCATTGATAGCGGCAAGGATCCGCCGCTATACTAAAACGACGTTTCTGTTTGAAATGAAAAGACAAACTTTTACCTGAGAGGATGAGATGCGCTTACTTCACACTATGCTCCGTGTTGGCGACCTGCAACGTTCTATCGATTTCTACACTAAAGTCCTTGGCATGTCGCTGCTGCGTACCAGCGAAAATCCGGAATATAAATACTCTCTCGCCTTCGTCGGTTACGGCCCGGAAAGCGAAGAGGCGGTGATTGAGCTGACCTACAACTGGGGCACCGACCATTACGATCTGGGTACGGCGTACGGTCATATCGCACTGAGCGTTGATAACGCCGCTGAAGCCTGTGAAAAAATTCGCCAGAACGGCGGTAACGTAACCCGTGAAGCAGGTCCGGTAAAAGGCGGTACGACCATCATCGCCTTTGTGGAAGATCCGGATGGCTATAAAATTGAGCTGATTGAAGCCAAAGACGCAGGTAAAGGTCTGGGCGATTAATTGCCGGTGGGCCTGTTCTGGCCCACCCTTTTCTCTTCGCATACTGCAACGCCGGGCAAAATTTGCCATAATGCGCGCTACTTTTTTCTACTAAGAGATACTGATGTCCGATAACGCTCAACTGACTGGTCTGTGCGACCGTTTTCGTGGTTTTTATCCTGTCGTCATTGATGTCGAAACGGCTGGATTCAACGCCAAAACGGATGCACTACTCGAGGTCGCTGCTATTACCCTGAAAATGGATGAACACGGTTGGCTGATGCCGGACACGACGCTGCATTTTCACGTTGAGCCTTTTGAAGGGGCAAATTTACAGCCTGAAGCGCTGGCATTTAACGGTATCGATCCCACTAATCCGCTGCGCGGCGCCGTCAGCGAATATGACGCGCTGCACGCGATTTTCAAAGCGGTACGTAAAGGCATTAAAGATCAGGGCTGTAACCGGGCAATTATGGTGGCGCACAATGCGACCTTCGACCATAGCTTTATGATGGCCGCTGCCGAACGCGCATCGCTGAAGCGTAACCCGTTCCACCCTTTCGTCACCTTCGATACCGCCTCGTTGAGCGGGCTGGCTCTGGGGCAAACGGTCCTGTCCAAAGCCTGCACTACCGCCGGGCTTGATTTTGACAGTACGCAGGCACACTCCGCCCTGTATGACACGGAACAAACCGCGCTGCTGTTTTGTGAAATCGTGAATCGCTGGAAACGCCTTGGCGGATGGCCGCTGCCCGTACAAGATGAAGCATAATAAAAAAGCGACCCTGGAGTCGCTTTTTTTTTGCCGGTAGCTTACTGAGCGTCGGTGCCGTCAGTCGCGTGTTTGGCGGCAGTCTCTTTGATCAATGACTGCAGCTCGCCACGCTGATACATCTCGATAATGATGTCGCAGCCGCCAACCAGTTCACCGTCTACCCACAGCTGTGGGAAGGTCGGCCAGTTCGCGTATTGCGGCAGTTCCGCGCGAATATCCGGGTTTTGCAGGATATCAACGTAGGCAAAACGTTCGCCACAGGCAGAAAGCGCCTGTACGGCCTGAGCAGAGAAACCGCAGCTCGGTAATTTCGGTGAGCCTTTCATGTACAGCAGGATCGGGTTTTCAGCGATCTGACGCTGAATTTTTTCAATTGTCGTACTCATTGTCATGCTTCCTTAACTTCTTTTACGGCAGTAGTCTGTCATTGTAGCGTTTCAGGCCCTGGACCGAAAATAACATTTTATTCACTCACTATTATTCTATCGTCTGAATCCAAAAGATGCTTTATCAATACCGTTTTATTATCGATGAGACAAATTAATCGCACAAACTGTGCGCAATTTGCCCGCCAACGGGCGATTTTTTTTGCGCCCGGTAACGAATCAGTCTTTTAGATGCAAAAAGACTATTAACTTTCTGGCTTTTTATGCATTAGAATCGACTGGCTTTTTGTCACCATCATGCGCAGGCATATCTTCATGCCTGCCCGAACCAGGGGAATGCTCAGTGGCGCGGATAAATAAAGTCTCGATCACGCTCTGTGCCTTACTGTTTACATCGTTTGTTTTTTCACCACTTGCTCAGGCTTCTGAGCAGGCGAGAGCGTCTGCCATACAGAAAACGCATTTAGCAAAGACCTCAGAACAAAAAACGAAAAGTAAAACAACCAGTAAAAAATCCAGCAAGACCGTCACTAAAACAGCGACGAAATCCAGTAAAAGCACCAGCAAAACGAAAGCCAAAACGGCCCTCACCTCCAGTAAATCCAGACGCGATAAAACCAAACCCACCAAAACCGCTGTCGTAAAGCTGGCCGATAAAAAATGTACGGTGCGTAAGGGTTATAAGAATAAATGCCTCAATGCCTCGACCAAACCGCTGGCGCTGAGTGACGTTCACAAGGTCCGTATGCAGAAAGCGCAAAGAACGGCCATGTCCAAGTTAATGAATCAGATTGGCAAACCCTATCACTGGGGTGGTTCGTCACCGCGTACCGGATTCGATTGCAGCGGTCTGGTTTACTACGCGTACAAAGACCTGGTTAAAATCCCGATCCCGCGCACGGCGAACGAAATGTATCATCTGCGCGATGCTGCGCCGATTGAGCGCAGCAGCCTCGAAAGCGGCGATCTGGTCTTCTTCCGCACTCAGGGACGCGGCACCGCCGATCACGTTGGCGTTTATGTTGGCAACGGCAAATTTATTCAGTCACCGCGTAGCGGCCAGGATATCCAGATCTCGTCGCTGAGTGAGGATTACTGGGTACGCCACTACGTTGGCGCACGCCGGGTCATGACGCCGAAAACCATTCGCTAATCGCTGTCCTGCTGCTCATGCAGCAGGACAGGCTCTTCTTACGGCTCCGTTATTTTGTTAATATACCCGTGCTTAATATGTGGATATTGAGTTATCAAAATAAAAAGGAGTATCGCAATGTCGTTCGAACTGCCTGCATTACCGTATGCACAAGACGCGCTGGAGCCGCATATTTCTGCGGAAACCCTCGCTTATCATCACGGCAAACATCACCAGACCTATGTGACCAATCTCAACGCACTCATCAAAGATACGGACTGGGAAAATAAATCACTGGAAGAGATCGTTCGTGGCGCCGAAGGCGGCATGTTTAATAATGCGGCTCAGGTGTGGAACCACACCTTTTACTGGAACTGTCTTGCCCCTTCTGCCGGTGGTGAACCTGGGGAAGCGCTGGCAAATGCGCTCAGCCAGGCCTTTGGCAGCGTAGACGCATTTAAAAAGCAGTTCACCGATGCGGCAATCAAAAACTTTGGTGCAGGCTGGACATGGCTGGTCAAAAAAGCGGACGGCACTCTGGCGATCGTTTCTACGTCTAACGCTGGCACGCCGTTAACCACCAGCGATACACCCTTGCTGACCGTGGATGTCTGGGAGCACGCTTACTACATTGACTACCGCAATGCCCGTCCGGGTTATCTGGAGCATTTCTGGGCGCTGGTGAACTGGCCGTTTGTGGCACAAAACCTGGCAGCCTGAGTAACTGCGCAGAAGACGTTTGCCTTCTGCGCTATCGCTTAACGGCTGGCGCAAACTTCACGCGCGGGCTGACGGGCGGAAAAGAACACCACCAGCAGTGCCAGGCCCGCAATGATGGCCCCCATTACCGGAACAAAGCTATAACCCAGCCCGCCGGAGATCACCGCTCCACCGGCCATCGCCCCTAAAGCATTACCGAGATTAAACGCCCCGATATTCACCGACGATGATAAGCCCGGCGCTTCGCTGGCCACGCGCATAACGCGCATTTGCAGCGGTGGAACCACGGCAAATGTCGCGGCACCCCATACCAGCATACTTAACGCCGTGCCAAACTCATTGCGGGCCAGCAGCGGGATAGCCAGCATGATCGCAATTAATAACAGCAGAAAACCTTTTAACGTGGCATTCACTGAACGATCGGCAAATTTACCGCCGAGATAATTGCCGATGGAGAACCCTGTCCCCACCAGGACCAGCATCGCAGTAATAAAGAGTGGCGTTGCCGCAGACAGACTGTGCAGAACCGGCGCGATGTAGGTGTAAAGCGTAAACATCGCGCCTGCCCCCAGCACGGTCGTCAGCAGTGCGCTAAGAACCTGCGGACGCAGCAGCACCGTCAGTTCCTGCCGCACGTTGGGCCGCTCCCCTGCACTGCCTTTTGGCAGCGAGAACCACAGGCTCGCCATGGCAATAACCCCCAGACCCGCCGTCGCAAGAAAGGACATCCGCCAGCCAATCGCTTCACCCAGCCAGGTGGCCGCCGGAACGCCGCCAATGTTGGCGATGGTGAGCCCCATAAACATGGTCGCCACCGCGCTGGCCTGTTTATGTTTTGGCACCACGCTTGCGGCAACCACCGATCCCAGACCAAAGAACGCGCCGTGGTTAAGGCTGGTGACAATACGGGAAAGCATCAGCGTGGTGTAATCGGGTGCAATCGCAGAAAGCACATTGCCGAGGGTAAAAATCGCCATCAGAAAGATTAGCGCGTTGCGCCGGGCGCGGTGGGAAAGCAGGAGCGTCATGATGGGAGCACCGACCATTACGCCAATCGCATAGGCGCTGATAAGCATACCCGCAGTGGGAATAGAAACATCGACCCCTTTGGCAATCGTGGGCAATAATCCCATCGGAGAAAACTCGGTGGTGCCAATACCAAACGCACCGATAGCCAGCGCCAGCAGGGGAAAATTAACTTTCATGAACAGACTCCGTTTTGGCCGACATCACCACGACACGACGCAAAGAAGCCAAAAGCATGACATCAATCACAAAAAAACGAAAGTGAGGCAAAATGCAAAAGAGTTTTGCTGAGAGGTGCAAAATCGCAAAAGCGGCGTGAGGGAGAAGACTCTCCCTCGGATGAATCAATGCAGAACGGCAACCAATGCGCTGGCAACAATCAACCCCAGCACAATAATGGTCGTTACCAGAGAAAACTTAAGATCGGCACTCATCAATTTTTACTCCTTGTTATGACCCTGTGAAAAGTGAGCTTGTTCATTTTTACACACTTAACGGCGAAAATCTTGCAGGATTTAGATTGATATACATTTTTTCTCTTTCCCTTTTCATCAGGATCGGCCAAAATTCCACGCTTAATTATAAGCGTACCAGCCATTGACCCCCACCTGACGTTCTGTGTCGATTTCCCGACCTAAGCAATGATCGCAAAATTGCGCCAGGGGTGTGTGAAGGCAAACGTTTACCCTCCTATTTGCAGGCGTTCAGGCCAGGGTCCGGAGTAAGATGTAATGGCAACAATTAAAGATGTCGCGAAACGCGCAAACGTTTCCACTACAACTGTGTCACACGTTATCAACAAAACCCGTTTTGTTGCTGAAGATACGCGTAATGCAGTGTGGGCGGCAATTAAAGAACTTCACTATTCTCCCAGCGCTGTTGCCCGCAGCCTGAAGGTTAATCACACCAAGTCGATTGGCCTGCTGGCGACCAGCAGTGAAGCGGCCTATTTTGCCGAAATTATTGAAGCGGTTGAAAAAAGCTGTTTCCAGAAAGGTTATACCCTGATCCTTGGCAATGCGTGGAACGATATTGAAAAGCAACGCGCTTATTTGTCGATGATGGCGCAAAAACGCGTCGATGGCCTACTGGTCATGTGCTCTGAATATCCTGAATCGCTATTAAGCATGCTGGAAGAATACCGTCACATTCCGATGGTAGTGATGGACTGGGGCGAATCAAAAGCGGACTTTACCGACTCGGTGATTGATAACGCGTTTAAAGGTGGCTATATGGCCGGGCGCTATCTGATCGAACGCGGCCATCGTGATATCGGTATTATTCCAGGTCCGCTGGAACGTAATACCGGGGCCGGGCGTCTGGCCGGGTTTATGAAAGCGATGGACGAAATTCAGGTCACGATCCCTGAACAGTGGATTGTCCAGGGGGATTTCGAACCGGAATCCGGCTATCAGGCGATGCAACAGATCCTCAATCAGTCCCAGCGCCCCACCGCCGTCTTCTGCGGTGGCGATATCATGGCGATGGGGGCATTATGTGCCGCCGATGAGATGGGCCTGCGCGTGCCGCAGGATATTTCGGTGATTGGTTACGATAACGTGCGCAATGCCCGTTTCTTTACGCCAGCGCTGACGACGATTCATCAGCCGAAAGATTCCCTCGGCGAAGCCGCGTTTAATATGCTGCTGGATCGCATTGTGAATAAGCGGGTTGAATCGAAGTCCATTGAGGTGCACCCCCGCCTGATTGAACGCCGCTCGGTAGCCGATGGTCCGTTCGTCGACTACCGCCGTTAAGTTAGCCTGCGGGAGCCGTTTCTTCCGGGTCCCGCAGCCACTCTTTGTTCAGCGTTTCGCTGTCTCCCAAATACTCCAGCAGCCATCCCAGCGCGGGCGAGATATCGCTCTGCTGCCAGGTTAAGCAGCAGGCCGCATCAGGAAACGGGTTCTCGAGGGCCAGCGCGACCCACTCGCCCGAATCTGTCCATGGCCGGGCAAAATGTGAAGGCACCATCGCCGCACAAAGACCCGCTGAGATACAGGTTGCCGATGACTCCCAGTCCGGCACCACGACGCGCTTTTGATTGTCCAGCAGCCACGTCGTGCGCTTTGGCAACGAGCGTGAGGTATCCTCGCGCACCAGTGAAGGCCAGTTACGTAGCTCATCGTCGCTTAACGGCCCCGGCTGTTTTGCGAGGGGATGGTCGCAGGAGACAACGCAGTTCCAGCTCAGCATTCCCATATCCCGAAACGCGTAGCGCCCACCGACCGGAATAGCCTGGGTTGCGCCGATGGCCAGTTCCACCCGCCCATCGGCCAGCGCATCCCACACACCGTTGAACACTTCCTGAAAAACAATCAGTTCGACGTCAGGAAAATGGCGATAGAAATCGACAATCATTTGCCGGGTACGTTCGGGCCTGACAATATTATCTACGGCAATGGGAAGCTGGCTGCGCCAGCCATTGGCAATTTGCTGACACTGCTGACGGGTGATCAGCATTTTTTTGATAACAGTGCGCCCTTCTTTTAAAAACCAGCTGCCGGCCGGGGTTAACTCTACATCGCGATGGCGCCGCTCAAATAGCGGCACCCCCAGCCACTCTTCCATCTGACGCACGGTATAACTGATTGCTGACGGAACACGATGCAGCTCCTGCGCCGCTGCGCTAAAGCTGCCGTTGCGGGCAACCGCATCAATGACTTCAAGAGAATATTCTGACCACATTTTCTGCCTGCAAATTTTTTGATGTCAATGTACAAATATTAGCGTTTCACAAGTCTTATTGCACTGCCTACACTCTTGCTCCTGTCACCTGCTTGTAAAAAAGAGAATGTATATGCAGCCTGGAAAAGGGTTTCTGGTCTGGCTGGCCGGACTCAGCGTGCTGGGATTTCTGGCCACCGATATGTATTTGCCCGCGTTCGCGGCGATTCAACACGATCTTAATACCCCGGCCGCCGCGGTCAGCGCCAGCCTGAGCTTATTTCTGGCCGGCTTCGCGCTGGCCCAGCTTATGTGGGGCCCCCTGTCGGATCGCTTCGGGCGGCGTCCCATTTTGCTTATCGGGCTGGCCATTTTCGCCGTAGGTTGCCTGGGTATGCTGTGGGTGCACGATGCCACGATGCTGCTGGCGCTGCGCTTTATACAGGCGACGGGCGTTTGCGCTGCCGCTGTGACCTGGCAGGCGATGGTGACTGACTATTATCCGGCTCAACGCGTTAACCGGATCTTCGCCACCATTATGCCGCTGGTGGGTCTCTCCCCCGCTCTGGCACCGTTGCTCGGCAGCTGGATCCTGACCCATTTTGACTGGCAGGCCATTTTTGCGACGTTATTTGCTATCACCCTGCTTCTGATGCTCCCGGCACTGCGTCTGAAATCCGTCGCGCATCAAAAAACGGATAGCGAAGAGAAGCTGACATTTGCCACGCTGCTGCGCTCACGGTTATATCTCGGTAATGTACTGATTTATGCCGCCTGTTCGGCCAGTTTCTTTGCCTGGCTCACCGGCTCGCCTTTTATCCTCAGTGAAATGGGCTACGGTCCGGCGGCGATTGGCCTGAGCTATGTCCCGCAGACCATTGCATTTCTGGCAGGAGGATATGGTTGTCGTGCGGCGCTGCAAAAATGGCAGGGAGAGCAGTTACTACCGTGGCTTCTGGGATTATACGCCTTCAGCGTGGTGGCAACCTGGCTGACGGGCCTCCTTGACGGCAGTTCGCTGACGGCGCTGTTAATCCCCTTCTGTGTGATGGCGATAGCCAACGGCGCGATTTACCCGATTGTGGTGGCACAGGCCCTGCGCCCTTTCCCTCAGGCGACCGGGCGTGCTGCTGCGTTACAGAATACCCTCCAGCTCGGCTTGTGCTTTCTGGCAAGCCTGGTGGTCTCGTGGCTGGTGGCAACGCCGCTTCTTACCACCACCAGCGTGATGCTGATCACGGTGCTGCTGGCGGGCGCAGGCTACTGGATGCAGCAGGTAGCAAGCCGCGCTGCTCAGCAAAAGATGGCGGCAAAAACCTGTCGGGCGTAGCCTTACAAACGACCCGTTAGTTAGGCTGCTAACATTTTTGTATTGAATCAGCGAGTTTAGCGTCCTATACTCGATTCTGTTGCCAAATTATTATAAAAGAGTGTTACTTAGCGGATGATGGATTTCATCCGTTTCTCCCATGGACGGCATTTCGGCAAGGGTCTTCTCCCTTCCTCTGTTTCTACGTCGGATAGCAGGCTTACGGATTTCCCGTAAGATTTCTCACAAACCAAAATAGCATCTACGCTGTTTTAAGGTTCTGATCACATACGCGTGATGGAGAAGCTATGAGTTCATCGTGTATAGAAGACGTTAGCATACCGAACGACGACTGGTATCGCATTACGAACGAGTTATTAAGCCGCGCAGGTATTGCTATTAATGGTACTGCTCCCTGTGATTTACGGGTTAAAAACCCGCATTTCTTTAAGCGAGTACTGCAGGAAGGGTCGCTCGGTTTAGGCGAAAGTTATATGGATGGCTGGTGGGAATGTGACCGGCTGGATATATTCTTTACCCGCGTTCTGCGCGCCGGACTGGATACTCAGCTACCGCACCACCTGAAAGATGTGCTTCGTGTCGCCGCCACCCGCCTGATTAACTTACAAAGTAAAAAGCGCGCCTGGATTGTCGGTAAAGAGCACTACGATCTGGGTAACGATCTGTTTACCCGCATGCTCGACCCGTATATGCAATATTCCTGCGGGTACTGGAAAGAAGCTGATAATCTGGCCGATGCCCAGCAGGCCAAGCTACAGCTTATTTGTGAAAAACTACAGCTTGAGCCAGGCATGCGCGTGCTGGATATCGGCTGCGGCTGGGGG
Coding sequences within it:
- the punC gene encoding purine nucleoside transporter PunC; the protein is MQPGKGFLVWLAGLSVLGFLATDMYLPAFAAIQHDLNTPAAAVSASLSLFLAGFALAQLMWGPLSDRFGRRPILLIGLAIFAVGCLGMLWVHDATMLLALRFIQATGVCAAAVTWQAMVTDYYPAQRVNRIFATIMPLVGLSPALAPLLGSWILTHFDWQAIFATLFAITLLLMLPALRLKSVAHQKTDSEEKLTFATLLRSRLYLGNVLIYAACSASFFAWLTGSPFILSEMGYGPAAIGLSYVPQTIAFLAGGYGCRAALQKWQGEQLLPWLLGLYAFSVVATWLTGLLDGSSLTALLIPFCVMAIANGAIYPIVVAQALRPFPQATGRAAALQNTLQLGLCFLASLVVSWLVATPLLTTTSVMLITVLLAGAGYWMQQVASRAAQQKMAAKTCRA